One part of the Streptomyces lydicus genome encodes these proteins:
- a CDS encoding helix-turn-helix domain-containing protein has translation MAALFGSRLRRLRLSVGLTQAELGVRANTHSTRINQIERTTGAKPTLELARALDEAVGADDLLVELWPYVYRETFPDWAKAFMERSERALAIRQFAASVVPSLLQTADYARAVLSVGRTLKTPDQLEERLASRLARQRRLLRRPDGPALWVVLDEAILMRPVGGPVVMRDQLARLLETADDPRITVQVLPFSSGAHGAVEGSMTVLSLPDLPECAYAESSEYGQLIEEPEEVASFAATYDHVRALALPPTMSLDMIRSVMEGTHRAEHVPSRSERRRLAQVQLQQQGGWRLRRDSRRLPRPRPRP, from the coding sequence ATGGCGGCGCTCTTCGGTAGTCGTCTCCGCAGACTCCGTTTGAGCGTCGGCCTGACGCAAGCTGAGCTCGGCGTGCGGGCAAACACGCACAGCACCCGGATCAACCAGATCGAGCGGACCACCGGCGCCAAACCGACACTTGAGCTGGCACGGGCCCTGGACGAAGCCGTAGGCGCCGATGACCTGTTGGTCGAACTGTGGCCGTACGTCTACCGCGAGACCTTCCCGGACTGGGCGAAAGCGTTCATGGAACGCTCCGAGCGGGCTTTGGCCATCAGGCAGTTCGCTGCCTCGGTCGTGCCCAGTCTACTCCAGACCGCGGACTACGCCCGTGCCGTCCTGAGCGTCGGACGTACGCTCAAGACACCGGACCAATTGGAGGAGCGACTGGCCTCCCGGCTTGCGCGTCAAAGGAGGCTGCTGCGTCGACCCGATGGCCCCGCGCTGTGGGTTGTGCTCGATGAAGCCATTCTGATGCGTCCCGTCGGGGGCCCCGTCGTGATGCGTGATCAGCTCGCACGGCTGCTGGAGACCGCCGACGACCCTCGCATCACCGTTCAGGTCCTACCGTTCAGCAGTGGGGCACACGGCGCCGTGGAAGGTTCCATGACGGTGCTGTCTCTGCCTGACCTCCCTGAATGCGCCTACGCGGAGAGTTCCGAGTACGGGCAACTCATTGAAGAGCCGGAGGAAGTGGCGTCCTTCGCAGCCACCTACGATCACGTTCGGGCTCTGGCCCTACCGCCGACCATGTCACTCGACATGATCCGATCCGTGATGGAGGGCACGCATCGTGCTGAACACGTCCCGTCCCGATCTGAGCGTCGCCGCCTGGCGCAAGTCCAGCTACAGCAACAAGGAGGGTGGCGACTGCGTAGAGATAGCCGACGGCTACCCCGGCCTCGTCCCCGTCCGTGA
- a CDS encoding fumarate hydratase, which translates to MPEFAYTDLLPVGEDNTPYRLVTSEGVSTFEADGRTFLKVEPEALRKLAAEAMHDISHYLRPAHLAQLRKILDDPEASGNDRFVALDLLKNANIAAAGVLPMCQDTGTAIVMGKRGQNVLTAGGDEEALSRGIYDAYTQLNLRYSQMAPLTMWDEKNTGSNLPAQIELYATDGGAYKFLFMAKGGGSANKSFLFQETKAVLNETSMMKFLEQKIRSLGTAACPPYHLAIVVGGTSAEYALKTAKYASAHYLDELPAEGSPTGHGFRDKELEDKVFELTQKIGIGAQFGGKYFCHDVRVVRLPRHGASCPVAIAVSCSADRQAVAKITAEGVFLEQLETDPARFLPETTEEELTEGAGPDLDAVAIDLNRPMDAVLAELTKHPVKTRLSLTGTLVVARDIAHAKIKERLDAGEEMPEYLKNHPVYYAGPAKTPEGYASGSFGPTTAGRMDAYVEQFQAAGGSKIMLAKGNRSQQVTDACAAHGGFYLGSIGGPAARLAQDCIKKVEVLEYEELGMEAVWKIEVEDFPAFIVVDDKGNDFFQDPAPAPTFTSIPVRQGA; encoded by the coding sequence ATGCCGGAATTCGCCTACACCGACCTTCTCCCCGTAGGTGAGGACAACACCCCGTACCGCCTCGTCACCTCGGAGGGCGTGAGCACCTTCGAGGCCGACGGCCGTACGTTCCTCAAGGTCGAGCCGGAGGCGCTGCGCAAGCTGGCCGCCGAGGCGATGCACGACATCTCGCACTACCTGCGCCCGGCCCACCTCGCCCAGCTCCGCAAGATCCTGGACGACCCCGAGGCCAGCGGCAACGACCGCTTCGTCGCCCTCGACCTGCTGAAGAACGCCAACATCGCGGCGGCGGGCGTGCTGCCCATGTGCCAGGACACCGGCACCGCGATCGTGATGGGCAAGCGCGGCCAGAACGTGCTCACCGCCGGCGGCGACGAGGAAGCGCTCTCCCGCGGCATCTACGACGCCTACACCCAGCTGAACCTGCGCTACTCGCAGATGGCCCCGCTGACGATGTGGGACGAGAAGAACACCGGCTCCAACCTCCCGGCGCAGATCGAGCTGTACGCGACCGACGGCGGCGCGTACAAGTTCCTCTTCATGGCCAAGGGCGGCGGCAGCGCCAACAAGTCGTTCCTCTTCCAGGAGACCAAGGCGGTCCTCAACGAGACCTCCATGATGAAGTTCCTGGAGCAGAAGATCCGCTCGCTCGGTACGGCCGCCTGCCCGCCGTACCACCTGGCCATCGTCGTCGGCGGCACGTCGGCCGAGTACGCCCTCAAGACCGCCAAGTACGCCTCCGCGCACTACCTCGACGAGCTGCCCGCCGAGGGCTCCCCCACGGGCCACGGCTTCCGCGACAAGGAGCTGGAGGACAAGGTCTTCGAGCTGACGCAGAAGATCGGCATCGGCGCCCAGTTCGGCGGCAAGTACTTCTGCCACGACGTCCGCGTGGTCCGCCTGCCCCGGCACGGCGCGTCCTGCCCGGTCGCCATCGCCGTCTCCTGCTCGGCCGACCGCCAGGCCGTCGCGAAGATCACCGCCGAGGGCGTCTTCCTCGAGCAGCTGGAGACCGACCCGGCGCGCTTCCTGCCGGAGACCACGGAGGAGGAGCTGACCGAGGGCGCGGGCCCGGACCTCGACGCGGTCGCCATCGACCTCAACCGCCCCATGGACGCGGTCCTCGCCGAGCTGACCAAGCACCCGGTCAAGACCCGCCTCTCCCTCACCGGCACGCTGGTCGTCGCCCGTGACATCGCGCACGCGAAGATCAAGGAGCGCCTGGACGCCGGCGAGGAGATGCCGGAGTACCTCAAGAACCACCCGGTCTACTACGCGGGCCCGGCCAAGACCCCCGAGGGCTACGCCTCCGGCTCCTTCGGCCCGACGACCGCGGGCCGGATGGACGCCTACGTCGAGCAGTTCCAGGCCGCCGGCGGCTCCAAGATCATGCTGGCCAAGGGCAATCGCTCCCAGCAGGTCACCGACGCCTGCGCCGCCCACGGCGGCTTCTACCTCGGCTCCATCGGCGGCCCCGCGGCCCGCCTGGCCCAGGACTGCATCAAGAAGGTCGAGGTCCTCGAATACGAGGAACTCGGCATGGAAGCCGTCTGGAAGATCGAGGTCGAGGACTTCCCCGCCTTCATCGTCGTCGACGACAAGGGCAACGACTTCTTCCAGGACCCGGCCCCGGCCCCGACGTTCACGAGCATTCCGGTGCGCCAGGGAGCGTAA
- a CDS encoding DUF397 domain-containing protein: protein MADGYPGLVPVRDSKNPHGPALLVPDEAWTAFIAGLKGGCPAGR from the coding sequence ATAGCCGACGGCTACCCCGGCCTCGTCCCCGTCCGTGACTCCAAGAACCCGCACGGACCCGCCCTCCTCGTCCCCGACGAAGCCTGGACGGCCTTCATAGCGGGCCTGAAGGGCGGATGCCCCGCAGGCAGGTGA
- a CDS encoding class II fumarate hydratase, with protein MSDNGASGEAGEFRIEHDSMGEVRVPAHAKWRAQTQRAVENFPVSGQRLERAHIEALARIKGAAALVNAELGVLAKDVAEAIREAAAEVAEGRWDEHFPVDVFQTGSGTSSNMNTNEVVATLASERLGREVHPNDHVNASQSSNDVFPSSIHIAAASAVLNDLIPALEHLAEALERKAEEFATVVKSGRTHLMDATPVTLGQEFGGYAAQVRYGVERLRASLPRLAELPLGGTAVGTGINTPPGFSAAVIAEVARVTGLPLTEARNHFEAQGARDGIVETSGQLRTVAVGLTKIANDLRWMASGPRTGLAEINLPDLQPGSSIMPGKVNPVIPEAVLMVAAQVTGNDATVAAAGAAGNFELNVMLPVIGKNVLESVRLLANVSRLLADRTVEGITANAERAREYAESSPSVVTPLNKYLGYEEAAKVAKRSLAERKTIRDVVVEGGYVERGLLTEEQLDEALDVLRMTHP; from the coding sequence ATGAGTGACAACGGTGCATCCGGCGAGGCCGGTGAGTTCAGGATCGAGCACGACTCCATGGGCGAGGTGCGGGTGCCCGCGCACGCGAAGTGGCGGGCGCAGACGCAGCGGGCGGTGGAGAACTTCCCGGTGTCCGGGCAGCGGCTGGAGCGGGCGCACATCGAGGCGCTGGCGCGTATCAAGGGCGCGGCGGCGCTGGTGAACGCCGAGCTCGGGGTGCTGGCCAAGGACGTCGCGGAGGCGATCCGGGAAGCGGCCGCCGAGGTGGCGGAGGGGCGCTGGGACGAGCACTTCCCGGTGGACGTGTTCCAGACGGGGTCCGGGACGTCGTCGAACATGAACACCAACGAGGTCGTCGCGACGCTGGCGAGCGAGCGGCTGGGCCGGGAGGTCCACCCGAACGACCACGTCAACGCCAGCCAGTCGTCCAACGACGTCTTTCCGTCCTCGATCCACATCGCGGCGGCGTCGGCGGTCCTCAACGATCTGATTCCGGCGCTGGAGCACCTGGCGGAGGCGCTGGAGCGCAAGGCGGAGGAGTTCGCGACCGTCGTGAAGTCGGGGCGGACGCATCTGATGGACGCGACGCCGGTGACGCTGGGGCAGGAGTTCGGCGGGTACGCCGCGCAGGTGCGGTACGGCGTCGAGCGGCTGCGCGCGTCGCTGCCGCGGCTGGCGGAACTCCCGCTGGGCGGTACGGCGGTGGGCACCGGGATCAACACCCCGCCGGGGTTCTCGGCCGCGGTCATCGCCGAGGTCGCGCGGGTGACGGGGCTGCCGCTGACGGAGGCGCGCAACCACTTCGAGGCGCAGGGCGCCCGGGACGGGATCGTCGAGACCAGCGGGCAGCTGCGGACGGTCGCGGTCGGGCTGACGAAGATCGCCAACGATCTGCGCTGGATGGCGTCGGGGCCGCGCACCGGCCTCGCGGAGATCAACCTGCCGGACCTCCAGCCGGGCTCGTCGATCATGCCGGGCAAGGTCAACCCGGTCATCCCGGAGGCGGTGCTGATGGTCGCGGCGCAGGTCACCGGCAATGACGCGACGGTGGCGGCGGCCGGGGCGGCCGGCAACTTCGAGCTGAACGTGATGCTGCCGGTGATCGGGAAGAACGTGCTGGAGTCCGTGCGGCTGCTGGCCAACGTCTCCCGGCTGCTGGCGGACCGCACGGTCGAGGGGATCACCGCGAACGCGGAGCGGGCGCGGGAGTACGCGGAGTCCTCGCCGTCGGTCGTCACGCCGCTCAACAAGTACCTCGGGTACGAGGAGGCGGCGAAGGTCGCCAAGAGGTCCCTCGCCGAGCGGAAGACCATCCGTGACGTGGTCGTCGAGGGCGGCTATGTGGAGCGGGGCCTGCTGACCGAGGAGCAGCTGGACGAGGCGCTGGACGTGCTGCGGATGACGCATCCGTGA
- a CDS encoding putative T7SS-secreted protein, translated as MSLAEQLWGYGGGDPYENNGSFPGLQFNPAPGVLQAVNDLVEDLNRAHKNLTSAADTLRGIHDGACWTGDAAERFRASAGPLPKLLDTAGKSFQKAHLALHSWHADLSTMQARAQSYESAAKAARKRAERAENDPDLQLFRDGGLGMTDAEAEAAAERCERAVNELNAARSHLENITESANGLRGLHEEVAGKVAAALSDAAEQAPDEPGFFDGLLNGLKNLAQGVQDLGHDIGEWVKEHANAVAAIGDVFAAVSTFTGLAGFFFPPAEGVMGTVSGVTSLVALGLHKAAQAAGGKDVVSDRTLTEDGLGAVSFGLGKVAGRVEKFTESAVAGGKIKELGSASGWGSIGMTLWDWTKDQTGLGYFLPDDKKESAVVGGSMLIGGPIGPVVDLEMAFEHAWKKGSEKDAAAAQQSGD; from the coding sequence GTGTCGCTCGCCGAGCAATTATGGGGGTACGGTGGCGGAGACCCGTACGAGAACAACGGCAGCTTCCCGGGGCTGCAGTTCAATCCCGCACCGGGAGTTCTCCAGGCGGTCAACGATCTCGTCGAGGACCTGAACCGCGCGCACAAAAACCTCACCAGCGCCGCAGATACCCTGCGCGGAATCCACGACGGGGCCTGCTGGACAGGTGATGCAGCGGAGCGGTTCCGCGCCAGTGCCGGCCCCTTGCCGAAACTGCTGGACACCGCCGGCAAGAGCTTCCAGAAGGCCCACCTCGCCCTGCACAGCTGGCATGCGGACCTGAGCACCATGCAAGCCAGAGCGCAGTCGTACGAGAGCGCGGCCAAGGCCGCCCGCAAGCGCGCCGAACGGGCCGAGAACGACCCGGACTTGCAGCTCTTCCGCGACGGCGGCCTCGGGATGACGGATGCGGAAGCCGAAGCTGCTGCCGAGCGCTGCGAGCGTGCTGTCAATGAACTCAATGCGGCGCGCTCGCACCTGGAGAACATCACCGAAAGCGCAAATGGCCTCCGAGGTCTTCACGAAGAAGTGGCCGGCAAGGTCGCCGCGGCGCTCTCCGATGCCGCCGAACAGGCGCCGGACGAACCGGGTTTCTTCGACGGCCTGCTGAACGGCCTGAAGAACTTGGCGCAGGGCGTCCAAGACCTCGGGCATGACATCGGCGAGTGGGTGAAGGAACATGCCAATGCCGTCGCAGCCATCGGCGACGTGTTCGCAGCCGTCAGCACCTTCACAGGTTTGGCCGGGTTTTTCTTCCCACCGGCCGAAGGGGTCATGGGGACAGTCTCCGGCGTCACTTCTCTGGTAGCGCTGGGCCTGCACAAGGCGGCGCAAGCTGCCGGCGGCAAGGATGTCGTCAGCGACAGGACGCTGACCGAGGACGGGCTGGGAGCGGTCTCCTTCGGCCTTGGGAAAGTCGCGGGACGGGTGGAGAAGTTTACTGAATCAGCCGTGGCGGGAGGCAAGATCAAGGAACTCGGGAGCGCTTCCGGCTGGGGAAGCATCGGCATGACCCTCTGGGACTGGACAAAGGACCAAACGGGCCTCGGCTACTTCCTCCCGGACGACAAGAAGGAATCAGCAGTGGTGGGTGGCTCGATGTTGATCGGCGGTCCGATAGGACCTGTGGTCGATCTGGAAATGGCCTTCGAGCACGCCTGGAAAAAGGGCAGCGAAAAGGATGCGGCGGCGGCACAGCAGTCGGGCGACTGA
- the fomD gene encoding cytidylyl-2-hydroxypropylphosphonate hydrolase: protein MTADMVDTTEGGTAGGRGTAGGRGTPGARRPADDTAGRPAGRWAPGDHILWRYRDNADRRQFHIARPMTVVQDTPELLAVWMAPGTPCIKPVLDDGTPVHREPLATRYTRPRRTVRDHWFGTGVLKLARPGDPWSVWLFWEDDWQFKNWYVNLEEPRRRWTGGIDSEDHFLDLCVYPDRHWEWRDEDEFAQAQRDGLMNSAQAAEVRSAGRAAIAQISAWRGPFADGWEDWRPDPAWEVPGLPEDWDRAPDHLRS from the coding sequence ATGACAGCGGACATGGTGGACACGACGGAAGGCGGAACGGCCGGCGGACGCGGAACGGCCGGGGGGCGCGGCACGCCGGGGGCGAGGCGGCCGGCGGATGACACGGCCGGGCGGCCGGCGGGCCGCTGGGCCCCGGGGGACCACATCCTGTGGCGCTACCGCGACAACGCCGATCGCCGGCAGTTCCACATCGCCCGGCCGATGACCGTCGTCCAGGACACCCCGGAGCTCCTCGCGGTGTGGATGGCGCCCGGGACGCCGTGCATCAAGCCGGTGCTCGACGACGGGACGCCGGTCCACCGCGAGCCGCTGGCCACCCGCTACACCCGCCCGCGGCGCACCGTCCGCGACCACTGGTTCGGCACCGGGGTGCTGAAGCTGGCGCGGCCCGGCGACCCGTGGTCGGTGTGGCTGTTCTGGGAGGACGACTGGCAGTTCAAGAACTGGTACGTCAACCTGGAGGAGCCGCGCCGCCGTTGGACGGGCGGGATCGACTCCGAGGACCACTTCCTCGACCTCTGCGTCTATCCGGACCGGCACTGGGAGTGGCGGGACGAGGACGAGTTCGCCCAGGCGCAGCGGGACGGACTGATGAATTCCGCCCAGGCCGCCGAGGTCAGGTCCGCCGGGCGGGCCGCGATCGCACAGATCTCGGCCTGGCGCGGGCCGTTCGCGGACGGCTGGGAGGACTGGCGGCCCGATCCGGCCTGGGAGGTCC